One genomic region from Euleptes europaea isolate rEulEur1 chromosome 6, rEulEur1.hap1, whole genome shotgun sequence encodes:
- the SVIP gene encoding small VCP/p97-interacting protein, which produces MGLCLPCMGGAADDVVETPDPEIKRRQLAEAAEKRQMEASSRGIKNPSSVEQKKRKQEEMGKRLESAAPGPEGGGLRWQVG; this is translated from the exons ATGGGGCTGTGCTTGCCGTGCATGGGGGGAGCGGCCGATGACGTCGTGGAGACGCCGGACCCG GAAATTAAAAGAAGACAACTTGCAGAAGCTGCAGAAAAAAGGCAGATGGAG gccTCCTCTCGGGGTATTAAGAATCCATCTTCTGTGgagcaaaagaaaaggaaacaggaggaaATGGGCAAACGTCTTGAATCGGCAGCTCCTGGACCAGAAGGAGGCGGGCTTAGA TGGCAAGTTGGATAA